The nucleotide sequence CCGGCGATCACCACCCGCTTGCCGGCGAAGTCCTGGCGGCGGCGCACCATGTAGTGGACGCCGCTGCCCTCGTACTTCTCCAGGCCCTCCAGCGGCGGCCGGTTGGGGCCGAAGGCGCCGCAGCCGGCGGCGATGATCACCGCCTGGGCGTCGATCCGCGTGCCGAGGTTCGTCTCGACCAGCCAGCGCCCCTCGTCGGTGCGGGTCAGCCGGGTGACCTGCTGGCCGAGGTGATAGGTGGGCGAGAAGGGGGCGGCCTGCTCGGCCAGCTTGTCGATCAGGTCGGCGGCCTCGATCGCCGGATGGGCCGGGATGTCGTAGATCGGCTTTTCCGGATAGAGCGCGCTGCACTGGCCGCCCACCATGTCCAGCGCATCCACCACATGGCAGCGCATCTTCAGCATGCCGCATTCGAAGATGGCGAAGAGGCCAACGGGACCGGCCCCGATGATGACGACATCGGTGCGGTGGGCGGTCTGGGTGACGATCGGCGACATGGCGAACAGCTTCCCTAAAGGTCAGGCACGGGCAGGAGGAACGGCCCGCTTCAATTGTCCGGATTCCGGCACGGGGTCAACCCCAAGCGGCCGGGAGCATGGCCGTCAGCGGTGTTTTGCAACGGCCCGTCCCGCCGGCGGACGGGCCGTGGCAAAGGCGGGTGCGGCAAATTTGTCTGAATTTGTCGTTTGTGCGCTCTCACCGCTTCGCGGATGATGCGGCCACGACCATCCCGCCTATGACCACGCTTTGAAGGAACTGCGCTGCCTGTGTTTACCGACCAGGAAGTGGTCCATGCGGTGATCGACCGCCGCCGGCGCATGCGCGAGAAGCTTCCCCAGGGGACCGTCGGCAAGGTCACCTACCAGATCGACGGCGGGGTAAGAACGACGATCCAGGTCACCAACGACGACGGCACCGACGAGAGCATGGCGCTGGGCGAGGCCGAGGTGGCCGCCGCGCTGGTCTCCTACTGCATGAACCGCAAGATCCCCCTGCCGGTGGACTCGGACAAGCAGCTGCACGTCATCAACGAGAACCTGACGCTGCTGATCACCATGAACTTCAACAAGGCGCCGCGCCTCGTGGTGGATCACGAGCACGGCGACGGCACCGCCGATCCCGACCCGTCCCCGGCGCCGCAGCGGCGGCGCGCCGGGCGCTGAGCCCGCGGGCCGCCGCGCCCGGCTTTCCGGCTTGCGGTGGCGGCGCCGGTTCGACCACAATCCCGCCCATGCCGACCGAGCCCCTGTCCCGCACCCTGTCCCTGCCCGACGAGGCCGCCACCGCGCGGCTGGCCGGGCGACTGGCGACCGTCCTGCAGCCCGGCGACCTCGTGGCGCTGCGCGGCGACCTGGGCGCCGGTAAGACGGCGCTGTGCCGCGCCCTGATCCGCTCGGTCACCGGGCCGGAGGCCGAGGTGCCCTCCCCGACCTTCACGCTGGTGCAGATGTACGACACCGACATCGGCCCGCTCTGGCACTTCGACCTCTACCGCCTGTCCGGCCCGGACGAGGTGATCGAGCTGGGCTGGGACGAGGCGCGGGCTGAGGCCGCCAGCCTCGTCGAGTGGCCGGACCGGCTGGGGCCGCTGCTGCCCGCCGACCGGCTGGAGATCGCCCTGACCCACGAGGGGCCGGCCGCACGGCGCGCCGTCCTGACCGGCCATGGCGCCTGGGCCGCCCGGCTGGACGCGCTGGACCTGCCGGCACCGGATCGCGAATGACCCCGAAAGAGACCGCCATCCAATCGTTCCTGGACCGTAATGGTCTTGGATTTGCAAAGCGCGTTCCGCTGGCCGGCGATGCCTCGGCCCGGCGGTACGAGCGGATCGTCCGGCCGGACGGCTCGACCGTCATCCTGGTGGACACGCCGAATCCGGCGGAGGATCTGCTGCCCTTCGTCGCGATCGGCGCGGTGCTCGACCGCATCGGCCTGTCGGTCCCCGCCATCCTCGCCGCCAACCCCGAGTCTGGCCTTGCACTGCAAGAGGATTTCGGTACCGAAACCTTCTCCCGCCTGCTTGCCGAGGGGGCCGACCCGCAGCCGCTCTACGCGCTGGCGACCGATGCGGTGATCGAGCTGCACCGGCGCTGGCCGGCCGGCGAGGCGGAGCGGCTGGGGCTGCCGGTCTATGACGCCGCCCTGTTCATTGAGCAGGTCATGCTGTTCGCCGACGTCTATCTGCCGGTCGCGACGGGGCAGCCTTTGTCGGACAGAGATCGTTCCGATTTCGAAACAGCATGGCGGGCGGTGGTGCCGGGCGCCTGCGCCGGACCGCAGTCGCTGCTGCTGCGCGACTACCATGTCGACAATCTGATGCGGCTGCCGCGCGACGGGGTGCGGGCCGCCGGGCTGATCGACTTTCAGAGCGCCGGGCGCGGTCCCGTCGCCTATGACCTGATCTCGCTGCTGGAGGATGCCCGGCGCGACGTGCCGGCCGCGCTGGCGGAGGCGATGGTCGCCCGCTACCTCGCTGCCTTCCCGGACCTCGACGCGGCGGCCTTCCGCCGGTCCTGCGCCGTGCTGGGGGCGGTGCGCCACACGCGCATCCTCGGCATCTTCGTCCGGCTGGCCCTGAGCGGGCGGCGCGGCTACCTCTCCCACCTGCCGCGGGTCTGGCGCCTGCTGGAGGGGCAACTGGCGAAGCCGGCGCTCGGCCCCGTCGCCGATTGGTTCGCCCGTCACCTGCCGCCCCACGCTCGCGCCGACCTCATCGTTCCGGAGCCGGTCTAAGATGGACACCGCCGCCATTCCCTCCGTCGCGATGGTGCTGGCCGCCGGGCTCGGCAAGCGCATGCGCCCGCTGACCAACGGCCGGCCGAAGCCGCTGATCCCCGTGCGCGGCCGCGCCATGCTCGACCATGCGCTCGACCGGCTGGCGGAGGCCGGAGTGCCGACCGCCGTGGTGAACAGCCATTACCTTGGCGGAATGATCGAGCGACATCTGGCGGACCGTCTGAGGGAGCGCCCGGCCCCGGCGATCCTCCATTCGCCCGAGGCGGAGCCGCTGGAGACCGGCGGCGGGGTGAAGCACGCCCTGCCCCTGCTGGGTACCGCGCCGGTCTACACCATCAACGCCGACATCTTCTGGCTGGACGGTCCCGTTCCGGCCCTGAAACGGCTTGCCGGGCATTGGGATGCCGAGCGGATGGACGCGCTGCTGCTGCTGATGGCGACGACTCGGGCGGTCGGCTATGACGGGCCGGGCGATTTCCACATGGACCCGCTCGGCGGGCTGAGCCGGCGCCGGCAGGGGGAGGTGGCGCCCTTCGTCTTCGCCGGCCTGCAGATCGTGAAGCCGGAGCTGTTCGCCGCCGATACGCCGGACGGCGCCTTCTCCACCAACCTGATCTGGGACCGCGCCGCGGCGGCCGGGCGGCTGCACGGCCTCGCCCATGACGGGGACTGGTTCCACATCGGTACGCCCGACGGGCTGGCGGAGGCCGAGGCGCTGCTGGCCCGCGACGGGTTCCAACCGGAAGATCGCTGACATGGCCGACGTCCTTCCCAAGGTCTTCACCATCCCGTCCGGCGCGCCCTTCGTCGACATGCTGGCGGGGGGCATCGTGGAGCGGGTGGGCGAGGATCCCCTGGCGCTGGCCGGCGTCACCGTCCTGCTGCCGACCCGCCGCGCCTGCAAGTCGCTGCGCGAGGCCTTCCTGCGCCGCTCGCGCGGCCAGCCGATGCTGCTGCCGCGGATGAGCCCGCTCGGCGAGCTGGACGCAGACAGCCTGAGCCTGACAGGGGAAGAGCTGCCGGGCGTCCCGCTGGAGTTGCCGACCGCCATCGCGCCGCTGAAGCGGCAGATGACGCTCGCCCGGCTGATCCTGCGGCGGAGGGGCTGTCGGCCACCACCGCGCAGGCGGTGCGGCTGGGTGGCGACCTCGGCCGGCTGATCGACGCGGTATGGACCGAGCGGGTGGACTTCGCCCGGCTGGAAGCCCTGGTGCCGGAGGACTATGCCAGCCACTGGCAGGAAACCCTGAAGTTCCTGAAGATCATCACCGAGTTCTGGCCCGCCATCCTGGCCGACAGCGGCGAGACCGATCCGGCGCAGCGCCGCAACCTGG is from Azospirillum thermophilum and encodes:
- the tsaE gene encoding tRNA (adenosine(37)-N6)-threonylcarbamoyltransferase complex ATPase subunit type 1 TsaE — its product is MPTEPLSRTLSLPDEAATARLAGRLATVLQPGDLVALRGDLGAGKTALCRALIRSVTGPEAEVPSPTFTLVQMYDTDIGPLWHFDLYRLSGPDEVIELGWDEARAEAASLVEWPDRLGPLLPADRLEIALTHEGPAARRAVLTGHGAWAARLDALDLPAPDRE
- a CDS encoding aminoglycoside phosphotransferase family protein, coding for MTPKETAIQSFLDRNGLGFAKRVPLAGDASARRYERIVRPDGSTVILVDTPNPAEDLLPFVAIGAVLDRIGLSVPAILAANPESGLALQEDFGTETFSRLLAEGADPQPLYALATDAVIELHRRWPAGEAERLGLPVYDAALFIEQVMLFADVYLPVATGQPLSDRDRSDFETAWRAVVPGACAGPQSLLLRDYHVDNLMRLPRDGVRAAGLIDFQSAGRGPVAYDLISLLEDARRDVPAALAEAMVARYLAAFPDLDAAAFRRSCAVLGAVRHTRILGIFVRLALSGRRGYLSHLPRVWRLLEGQLAKPALGPVADWFARHLPPHARADLIVPEPV
- a CDS encoding nucleotidyltransferase family protein; the encoded protein is MDTAAIPSVAMVLAAGLGKRMRPLTNGRPKPLIPVRGRAMLDHALDRLAEAGVPTAVVNSHYLGGMIERHLADRLRERPAPAILHSPEAEPLETGGGVKHALPLLGTAPVYTINADIFWLDGPVPALKRLAGHWDAERMDALLLLMATTRAVGYDGPGDFHMDPLGGLSRRRQGEVAPFVFAGLQIVKPELFAADTPDGAFSTNLIWDRAAAAGRLHGLAHDGDWFHIGTPDGLAEAEALLARDGFQPEDR